One part of the Oryzias melastigma strain HK-1 linkage group LG21, ASM292280v2, whole genome shotgun sequence genome encodes these proteins:
- the lrrc3 gene encoding leucine-rich repeat-containing protein 3, which translates to MPDRTCERTLLNMQDSAGVGITRKSLMIGVRLWVLMCGMFSANTSVMACPSSCHCIEKNGLTVVQCMSRNLEKIPPDLPRDTVVLLLAANHITHIPNHAFRELHYLQELDLSSNDIETVDPGAFQGVSDSLLMLDLSNNHIQSVPKEAFARLRAKISLSNNPWHCECTLQEVLRELRLDPETVNEVICHTAVQEEYAGKPVIHVLDSGINFCNFHHKTTDVAMFVTMFGWFTMVIAYVIYYVRHNQEDARRHLEYLKSLPSNSQISKDFDTISTVL; encoded by the coding sequence ATGCCTGACAGGACTTGTGAGAGGACACTGCTGAATATGCAGGACTCGGCTGGAGTCGGAATTACCAGGAAATCCCTGATGATCGGTGTCCGGTTATGGGTCTTAATGTGTGGGATGTTTTCTGCAAACACGTCGGTCATGGCTTGTCCCTCGAGTTGTCACTGTATAGAGAAAAATGGCTTGACGGTTGTCCAGTGCATGTCCCGCAACTTGGAAAAGATTCCACCAGATCTTCCTAGAGACACCGTAGTCCTGCTTTTGGCAGCCAACCACATCACCCACATTCCCAACCACGCCTTCAGAGAACTGCACTACCTGCAGGAGCTGGACCTATCCAGCAATGACATTGAGACTGTGGACCCTGGAGCATTTCAAGGTGTCTCTGACAGCCTCCTCATGTTGGATCTATCAAATAATCACATCCAAAGTGTACCCAAAGAGGCTTTTGCTCGCCTTAGGGCGAAGATCAGCCTCTCCAACAACCCTTGGCACTGTGAGTGTACACTGCAGGAGGTTCTGAGGGAGCTGCGGCTGGACCCCGAAACGGTCAATGAGGTGATTTGCCACACGGCTGTGCAGGAGGAGTACGCCGGAAAACCAGTCATCCACGTGCTGGACTCAGGGATCAACTTCTGCAACTTTCACCACAAAACCACCGACGTAGCCATGTTCGTCACCATGTTCGGCTGGTTCACCATGGTGATCGCATATGTCATCTACTACGTGCGACACAATCAGGAGGACGCCAGGAGACACCTGGAGTACCTCAAGTCCCTGCCCAGCAACTCGCAGATTAGCAAGGACTTCGACACCATCAGCACGGTTCTTTAG